The DNA region CCGAACCCCTGGCCACGCAAGCGGCGGTCGAGACTCTCAAGCTGGGAGGCACGGCCGCGGATGCCGCCATTGCCGCGCAATGGGTGCTGAATGTCGTGGAGCCGCTTTCCTCGGGCCTGGGCGGCGGAGGCTTTTTCGTTTACTACGAAGCGGCCACTCGGAAGGTCTACACGTTCGACGGCCGCGAAACCGCGCCGGCCGCCGCGTTTCCGGAAATGTTCCTGGATAAACAAGGCAAGCCGTACGAATTCTGGCCGGACCGCAACACAGGAGGCCTTCCGGTGGGCGTGCCCGGCACGCTGCGGCTTCTCGAAACCGTGCACCAGAGATTCGGCAGCGGCAAGATCCCGTTCGGAAAGCTTTTTGAGCCAGCCATTGCCGTGGCCGAAAACGGATTTCCGGTTTCGGAAAGGCTGTCCGCCTACATCGACGGCGAAGCGCCGCGTCTTCATCTTTTCCCGGGGCCGCGCCGCATTTTTCTCGACGCCCAGGGCCAGGCTCTCAAACCGGGAACGATTCTCAAACAGCCGGAGCTCGCCAAGACGTTCCAGCTGATTGCCGAGAAAGGCCCGTCGGTTTTTTACGAAGGGGAGATGGCCGAAGAAATCGTCCGTGCCGTGCGCGGCGCGTCCTTTCATCC from Verrucomicrobiia bacterium includes:
- a CDS encoding gamma-glutamyltransferase, with protein sequence MISRSSKIFFAFTLLLSPASFSFAAVSQKAMVATAEPLATQAAVETLKLGGTAADAAIAAQWVLNVVEPLSSGLGGGGFFVYYEAATRKVYTFDGRETAPAAAFPEMFLDKQGKPYEFWPDRNTGGLPVGVPGTLRLLETVHQRFGSGKIPFGKLFEPAIAVAENGFPVSERLSAYIDGEAPRLHLFPGPRRIFLDAQGQALKPGTILKQPELAKTFQLIAEKGPSVFYEGEMAEEIVRAVRGASFHPGLMTLEDLKAYRVKEREPVKGEYRDYEIWSMGPPSSG